GATACTTTTTATATTCAGTTATAAGTTCTGGATCATCAATCAGATCGCAGGAATAACATATCCTTTTTAGTTGCATATCTTCCTGTTTAAAGTTTAGATTCTATTTTTTTTCCTTTGTAAGTCAACACTTTTTTAGTTCCATCAGGCATAACAATTGTAAAGATCCTTTCCGTTAACATGCCTTTGTACCCGCCTCTTCTATTAGAAAGGGTTATTTTTTTCTGCTTGTCGTTATAGCTGAAATCAATTTCTGTGTAAGCACCTTTTTCATAATTATAATTATCAAATTCATCTTCATAAAAGGTAAAAAAGCCATCCTTTCCAGGATATACTTTTATTTCGAGATTGTCCCATTTTTTTTCCTCAGCAAACTGCACTTGAGGCCCGATTGGAAGTATAGTGCCTTCCTTAACATACAGCGGTATCATGTCAAGCGTTGTTTTTCTGGTAATTTCCTGACCGCCCTGCAGTTTTTCGTTTGTCCAGAAATCGTACCAGCCATTTCCAGCAGGAAGATAAACGATTCTTGATTTTTCTGCTCTAAAATCTATATTCTGCTTTTGATTCTGACCTTCTTTTATTTTTTCGTTTGTATATTGAGCCTCAACTACTGGCGCAACCAAAATAGATTTTCCAAACATAAATTCATCTTTAATGTCCCAACTCTTAGTATCTGCAGCAAAATCCATAAATAATGCTCTCATAAAACTAGAATCTTTATGGGTTACTTCCCACGATGTCGAGTAAATGTATGGCAGCAACGAATAGCGCAGATTTATAAATTTCTCAATCGCATCATATACCGGCTCTCCTTTCTGACCAAAATTATAGATCTCGCGAGGTATATCTGTACCATGAGAGCGCATCATTGGATTAAAAGCACCAAATTGCAGCCAACGAACATAAAGTTCTTGAAACATTGGATTATCCGCTCCTATAGCTTCTGCATTTCGATTGTAAACTCCAGCGAAAAATCCTCCAATATCTGAATTCCAGTGCGGCATACCGGTAAGGGTAAAATTAAGTCCCGCCGGAATCTGAGCACGCAGGTTTTCCCAGCTAGACTCTACGTCTCCTGTCCATGTATTGGCACCATAGCGCTGCTGGCCAGCAAAAGCAGATCTTGTCAATATGAAAACTCGCTTATCTGAAGTTTCTTTTCGCTGATGATCGTAAACTCCGCCTACAGTCATCAAAGGATAAGCATTTCGCACCTTTCTAAAAGTTCCCAAATATGTTTTGGTATCATAATCCTCAGGCTTTACCCAAAGATGATCGGGCTCCGTCGAATCCATCCACCAGCCGTCAATTCCTTTTGCTAAAAGGCCTTCACTTGCATATTTCCAGTAAATGTCTCTTGCCTTTGGGTTATAGGCGTCATAAACACGCACTCCAGAAGGATAATCTTTTTTCGGAGGGAAAATTTCGCTGCCAGATTCTGGCCAAGTCAGAAAATCAAACAGCATTCCGTTACTATTCAACTCATTATAAGGCTTGGTTTTTGGTCCAAACGAAGACCAGATCGAAATAATCAGATGAGCATTCAGGCCATGAATTTCATCCACCATTTTTTGAGGCTCAGAAAATTCAGGATTAAGAAACTCCATCGCATTCCATAAATAATTATTTCCCCAATACTGCCAGTCTTGAATTATTCCGTCCAGAGGCACTCCCAGCTCTCGGTATTTTTTTACTACGCCAACTATTTCATTTTGGCTTTTATAACGTTCTTTACTCTGCCAGAAACCATACGTCCAAAGCGGAAACATTGGAGCACTGCCTGTGAGCTTTCTCATTTGTGAGATCACTCCATCAGCATTTTTACCGTACATAAAATAGTAATCCACCCCGTCGCCTACATTAGATTCAAATGAAGTTTCGTTAGCATTGTCTTTAAATTCTGTCGGCGCATAATTATCCCAAAAAAGTCCATATCCTTTTACCGACTGAAAAAAAGTCACCGCATCTTCTGTATTTCCCTGTTCCAAACGATAATTTTGATTTCTTTGGTTTAAATCTCCCCTTTGGTGCTGTCCTAAACCATATATAGGTTCTTCTTTCTCCAAATCAAATGCCTGATATACGCTATAAGAATCGGTATCGGTATCTTTTACGGTTTTAAATTTTGTTCCCTGTTTTTTCTCACGAAGCAAGATCCGGTCTGAACTTGCAAATGAGATTTCTCCAGTTGGAAACTGTACCGTAACATTTAGACTTTCAGATTTTAAAACCAATTGGCTGTTTTGGCTTTTTACTGTAAAAGGAGTTGCCGACGGTTTCATATTTACCGAAAGGCTTTCTTTGGAATAAACTCCCGCTGCGGGATATTTTATAACTCTTACAATCGAAGGACTGTAAAACTGAATTTCTATTGTATTTCCATCTGCTTGCATCTTAATTCCCAGATTGTTTTTCTCGTACTTCTGGCCATAACTGGTCGCACAGAAAAACAGCGGGAAAATTAATAGATAAATAAATTTCATTTGGTTTAAGTTATTTTAATTAGTAAGATTAATGGTCAAAACTACATTTGCTTTTTATTGCTTCAATTCTGGATAAATCCACAATGAGTTCTATAAATTTTTAGTTGGTTAGCAGGACACCTCCATTACAAGGAATTTTAATATGTGCTCCACTCTTTGATCTGTACCTGATGTCCGTTATTTTTCCATTTAATAATTCATCATCCTGATAATATCTAAGAGTGGTACCCTCCGAGATCATTGGCAGTTTTAATTTTAATTCTAATGGTTCTTTTTGCGCATTAATC
This is a stretch of genomic DNA from Flavobacterium endoglycinae. It encodes these proteins:
- a CDS encoding glycoside hydrolase family 31 protein; translated protein: MKFIYLLIFPLFFCATSYGQKYEKNNLGIKMQADGNTIEIQFYSPSIVRVIKYPAAGVYSKESLSVNMKPSATPFTVKSQNSQLVLKSESLNVTVQFPTGEISFASSDRILLREKKQGTKFKTVKDTDTDSYSVYQAFDLEKEEPIYGLGQHQRGDLNQRNQNYRLEQGNTEDAVTFFQSVKGYGLFWDNYAPTEFKDNANETSFESNVGDGVDYYFMYGKNADGVISQMRKLTGSAPMFPLWTYGFWQSKERYKSQNEIVGVVKKYRELGVPLDGIIQDWQYWGNNYLWNAMEFLNPEFSEPQKMVDEIHGLNAHLIISIWSSFGPKTKPYNELNSNGMLFDFLTWPESGSEIFPPKKDYPSGVRVYDAYNPKARDIYWKYASEGLLAKGIDGWWMDSTEPDHLWVKPEDYDTKTYLGTFRKVRNAYPLMTVGGVYDHQRKETSDKRVFILTRSAFAGQQRYGANTWTGDVESSWENLRAQIPAGLNFTLTGMPHWNSDIGGFFAGVYNRNAEAIGADNPMFQELYVRWLQFGAFNPMMRSHGTDIPREIYNFGQKGEPVYDAIEKFINLRYSLLPYIYSTSWEVTHKDSSFMRALFMDFAADTKSWDIKDEFMFGKSILVAPVVEAQYTNEKIKEGQNQKQNIDFRAEKSRIVYLPAGNGWYDFWTNEKLQGGQEITRKTTLDMIPLYVKEGTILPIGPQVQFAEEKKWDNLEIKVYPGKDGFFTFYEDEFDNYNYEKGAYTEIDFSYNDKQKKITLSNRRGGYKGMLTERIFTIVMPDGTKKVLTYKGKKIESKL